The Streptomyces sp. WZ-12 genome segment CCGAGGGGCTGGTCGCGCAGCCGTCCGAGGCCGCGGGCCCGGGCGCCCCGGCGGAGGCGACCGGCACCGGCACCGGGACCGCTCCCGGGGTGCCCGGCGCCGCCGCGCCGCCGTCCGCGCCCACCGGCCGCCGCCGCGGCCGCCCCAGCCCCGCCGAGGAGGCCGCCCCCGTGCCGCCGCAGGGCCCGCCGCCCGCCGCGGCCCGGCAGCCGCTGCCGCCCGCCGAGGAGGACCCCGGGCACACCTCGGGGCGGGCGTTCAGCGTGCGCACGCTCGGCCAGGGCGTGCCGTTCGCCCAGCAGGTGGCCGACCCGCAGCGTCCGGCGCCGCAGCCCGGGCCCGTACCGCCGGGCGGCACCGCCACCGGTTCCGGCCGCCGCCGCAAGCTGGCCGCGCCCCCGCCGGAGGGCGAGCGCACCGGCGCCGCCGAGACCCCCGCGCCGGGCACCCCGGCGCCGGCCGCCGGCCCCCAGCCGCAGCCGGCCGCCCGGCCCAAGCAGCCGGGTCCGCAGGGGCACCTCATGGACGCCGGCGAGGGCCGCGCGTTCGCCATCTCGGCGCCCGACGAGGGCAGCGAGGGGCCCGAGCCGCTGGACGGACCGAACGGCGCGGTCGAGGTGATGGAGCGTCAACAACCGCCGCTGGACGACGAGTTGCCGCCGGAGCCGCTGGACAATCCGCGCCGACTGCTGGTCTGGCCGGCGCCCGACGTCGCCACCCAGCAGGCGCTCAGCGACCGCGGCTACCGCCCGGTGATCGTCAACTCCCGCGAGGAGGTGGACGCGCAGATCGCCGCGTACCCGGCGGCGCTCTTCGTGGACCCGCTGACCGGGCCGATCACCCGCACCGCGCTGCAGTCGCTGCGCCAGGCCGCCGGCGCCGCCGAGGTGCCCGTCCTGGTCACCGCCGGGCTGGGGCAGGCGACCCGGGAGGCCGCGTACGGCGCCGACCCGGCGGTGCTGCTCAAGGCGTTGGCCCCGCGGGACGCCGAGGACCAGCCGGCGCGGGTGCTGCTGATCGAGCAGAACGACGCCATCGCGGGCGCGCTGACCGCGTCGTTGGAGCGGCGCGGGATGCAGGTGGCCCGGGCCGGCGCGGACACCGACGCGGCGGCCCTGGCGACGCAGGCGCGGCCCAACCTCGTCGTGATGGACCTGATGCAGGTGCGCCGCCGCCGGGCCGGCATCGTGGACTGGCTGCGCGCCAACGGGCTGTTGGACCGCACCCCGCTGGTCGTCTACACCGCCGCCGACCTCGACCCGGCCCAACTGCCGCGGCTCGCCTCCGGGGAGACGGTGCTCTTCCTGGCCGAGCGCTCCACCAGCGACGAGGTGCAGGGCCGGATCGTGGACCTGCTGGCGAAGATCGGCACCAACTGACCGGCCGGGCCCACCGGTTGCACCCCGACGGGCCCGGGTGCCGGCGTCAGCCCAGCCGCGTCACGTCCAGCTCACCGTCCGCGTACTGCCGGCGCAGCACCTTCTTGTCGAACTTGCCGACGCTCGTCTTCGGCACCGACGGGATCACCGCCCACCGCTCCGGGAGTTGCCAGCGGGCGATCCGCTCGCCGAGGAAGGCCCGCAGCTCCTCGTAGGTCAGCGCGGTGCCGTCGGTCAGCACCACGGTGGCCAGCGGCCGCTCGCCCCACTTCTCGTCGGGGACGGCCACCACCGCGGCCTCCGCGACGCCGGGGTGGGCCATCAGGTGGTTCTCCAGCTCCACCGAGGAGATCCACTCGCCACCGGACTTGATGACGTCCTTGGCCCGGTCGGTCAGGGTGAGGTAGCCGTCCGGGGTGATCGTGCCGACGTCGCCGGTGCGCAGCCAGCCGTCGGGGCTGAACTTGTCCTCCGGGCGCAGCGCTTCGCCCTGCGCGCCGCCGTAGTACGCACCGGCGATCCACGGGCCGCGGACCTCCAGCTCGCCGGCGGCGGCGCCGTCCCACGGCAGTTCCTCGCCGGTCGGGCCGATCAGCCGGGCCTCGACGGAGGCCGGGAAGCGGCCCTGGGTGGCGCGGTAGGCCCACGCCTCCTCGCCGCTGGCGCCGGCCGGCGGGTGGGAGACGCAGCCCAGCGGGGAGGTCTCGGTCATGCCCCAGGCGTGCACCACGCGGACCCCGTGCCGCTCCTCGAAGCCCCGCATCAGCGCGGGCGGACAGGCCGAGCCGCCGATGACGACCGTCGCCAGACACCTCACGTCCCGCTTGTGGGCGTCGAGTTCGGCCAGCAGGCCCTGCCAGATCGTCGGGACCGCGGCTCCTATGGTGGGCCGCACCGTCTCGATCATCTCGGCGAGCGGCGCGGGCTGGAGGAAGCGGTCCGGCATCAGCAGCGAGGCGCCGGCCATGAACGCGGCGTGCGGCAGACCCCAGGCGTTGACGTGGAACATCGGCACCACCGGCAGCGCGATGTCCTTCGACGCGAGGGCGAACGCCTCCGCGGTGTTGACCTGGAGCGAGTGCAGGTACAGCGAACGGTGGCTGTAGAGCACGCCCTTGGGCTCGCCGGTGGTCCCGGAGGTGTAGCAGAGCGCGGCCGCCTCCCGCTCGTCGATCTCCGGCCAGTCGTAGCGCTCCGGCCGCCCGGCGAGCAGTTCCTCGTAGTCGTGGACGCGGACGTCGGCCGCGGCCAGCGGGGCGTGGTCGCCGGGGCCGACGACGATCACGTGCGCCACCTTGGGCAGGTGCGGCAGCAGGGGCGCCAGCAGCGGGATCAGGGTGCCGTTGACGAGGACGACGCGGTCCTCGGCGTGGTTGACGATCCAGGCGAGCTGCTCGGGCGCGAGCCGGAGGTTCAGCGTGTGCAACACCGCGCCCATGGACGGGATGCCGAGGTACGCCTCCATGTGCTCGCTGTTGTTCCACATCAGCGTGCCGACCCGTTCCTCGGGGGCCACGTCGAGCTCGTCGCGCAGCGCGTGCGCCAACTGCGCGGCCCGGCGGCCGATCTCGGCGAAGGTGCGGCGGTGCGGCTCCGCCTCGCCGGTCCACGTGATGACCTGTGCGTCTCCGTGGACCGTTGACCCATGGGCGAGGATTCGCGAGACGGTGAGCGGTACGTCCTGCATCGTGCTGAGCACCGGGTGCCTCCGCTTTGTTACGGGCGGGTAGTGGTGCTGCGATTCTCGATGTGTACCAGGTGGTATGTCACGCCTCCATGGCGTGTTCTTTTCCCCCGAGGGCCGGATTCGGCCGGGAACCCGCGTCGCCTGCGTCACTGCCAGAGGGGTTTCCCTCAGTAGCCGTGACCTACCTTGCCGCAACCAACTGGAATGCCGACGCCACGACTTCAGGGTCTCGGGCCGCGGACGTCAACGGGGTGCATCACTGGCTCCAAAACAGCTCATCCGCGCTCACTACGTTGCGGCCTCGCTGAAGCTGACCGACAAGCCGCCCACGCCCGCAGAAACGGGCTCGTCGTGGGCTTTTACCACTTCCTGTGGCCAGGCAACATCGAGGCACAGGCAAGGTACTTCGTCGAGAAGTGCGCCAGCGTCGCCGGTAACGTCCTGGCCGTTGGCTGGGAGACCACCGGGTCCGGCACCCGCGCATCGTGCGCGGAAAAGGATCAGTTCCTTCGAGCGGTGAAGCGGCTCCGCCCCACGCACGGGCCGCGCTGCGGGCATGGGCGACCGGCACCACGACCCCGCCGAACCGCCCCACGCCACCCGGCGCACCGTCCGCCCCATCGTGCAGACCACCGTCGCCCTCGCCGTACTGCTGCCCGCAGTTGTCGACGCCGCCGGCATCCCCGCCACGCTGCCCTGGGTCGCCGGCGGCCTCGCCCGCGTCATGGCCCTCCCCGGCGTACAGGCCCCACTCCCCGGCTGGCTGCGCAGCGCGCCGCCCGGCCGCACCGAGGACACCGGAGGCGGTAGCACGTGACCGACCTCGACACCCGCCTCGACGCCGTCGAACGCCGCCGCTGGCCACTCCCCGGCATCGCCGCGCTGGTCGGCGTCGTCGGGATGTGCCTGACCGTCTGGCAGGCCACCGCCGCCCGGTAGCCTCCCCCATATGTAGTGGCCCGGCCCGATGCGTCGGGGCGGGCCACTTTGGGCGTTTGCAAGCGTAGTTGCCGTACACGTGCCAGCCGGGCCGGGGGGCGTCAGTAGTTCAACCGATCACGTGCGACAGAAGGGCCATGGCGCCGGCCCACAGACCTAGCGCCAAGAGGCAGGCGAGACCCGCCGCTACTGCCATGCCAGCGGTGTGGGACCGTGCCTCGCGTTCTTCAGCCTCGCGGGCCTGCACGGCACCATCATGAGCTGCTGCGTTGCATCCGGCGCACGCCGATATCGGGTGCTCTAAGCCATCCATCTCCGCTCCGTTTCAGCGCGAGAGGCCGGCTTCCGAATTCTCGAAAGCCGGCCCGGTCAGGCTACTTCTTGTCCCCGCCGCTGGGCTGCGGGGCGGGGTCGCGGGGTGCCTCCGGGGGCATGGGCCCGCCGTCGTGCTTCCCACCGTCCGCCTCGGCGACGACCACTAGGTCAGCGGGGTGCCGGAAGGGGATGCCTCGCCAGCCTTCGGCGTCGGGCGTGCGGGTCTCGTACGTCTCGACAGCTACAGCGCTCATCTCTCAACCTCCTCTTTCGTGAGGGGCCGTACCGCCGTACTGTCGATGGCACGGCCCAATGGTCCGCAGCAACGCTGCGGGTGGGTCACCCGCCCCGGCGCTTACCTGTCCAGGGTCTCCGCCGCCGGGGCGGGAGTCTCATGACTCTTCGTCATCCGTTGCGCGTGGTCTCGCTGACGACACGCTAGGGAGTGGTGGGCTCTGACGCCCAGCCGATTGCACGTGATTGCGGGCCAATTACCCCAGCGACGACATGGCCGCCGTGATCAACCTGCGAGCCTTCGCGCCGTACACCGCCATGTCGGCCAGCGTGGCGAAGGTGTCGGCGTAGGTCTTCACTTCGCTGGGCTGCGTCAGCGTGAGATACCCGGAGACAAGTTCCACGTTGACTTGAGTCGTGTCGTAGATCCAGAAGTTTTCAACGGGCAGTTGGCGCCGCTGTTGGGCTACGGGAACCACGCCGAGGCTGACATGCGGTAGACGGCTCACGGTGAGCAGGCGCTCCAGCTGTTCCCCTTGTGCCTCACTGGCACTGAGTGTGTTGCGTAGTACCGGTTCTTCGATGAGGAAGGCGAACAGGCGCTGGCCGTCTTGTAGTACACGCTGGCGCTCCATGCGGGCGGCTACTGCGTCGGCCACATCATCGATCGGCACTCGCTGTTGCTGGATCGCCCGAAGTACGTCCTCGGTGTACTGGAACGTCTGGAGGAGTCCGGGCAGCGCCCACGAGCAGTACGAGCGAAACCAACGTGTGCGTTGATACAACGGAAGACGCTCTTCCTGGGAGCGTCGTAGTCCCGCTCGCTCCATACGACGCCAGGTGAGCCACATGCCTTCAACGGCACGGAGAGAGGCGATCAGGTCGCCTGCCTGGTCCTCAGCGCGGCATGCCCTGCACCACGCACGAATGTCGTCTTCGCTGGGCTGTGTCTTAGCCGTCGAGATCCGAGACACCTTGGACGGATGCCATCCACACAGCATGGCGAGGTCTTTGCCGTCCAGCCCGGCGTCCTTGACCAACTCACGGAGGCGGGCGGCAAGGGCTTGTCGGGCTTCCTGGACGTTCGATGATGCTGGTTGGGGCATGGCGCGTTAGACCGGCTTGTACCCCTCGTGTGGTGTGGCGCGATCCCAGATCACGTCAAAAGCGTCGGTGCACCACGTGGCGAGTTCGGCGTCAGTGACGTACTCACGTTCAACGAGCACGCCGTCTCCGCTGAAGTGGTGGAACAGCACCAGCTCGGAGTCAAAGACCCAGAAGTCCACGGCGGGGATGGCTAGATCTTTTGCCCGGCGCCGAGGGAGCCAACGGACTTGCTCACCGGCGGCGACGTTGGTGGCGGCGTAGTCGTACTCCCAACGTACGTAGTCCGATAGGGGCTCGGAGACCACGCGGGCGCGACGAATGGCCACGCCGCGTGACGCCGCAGCGTGGACTGCGTCGTGCCAACCCTCCCACCAGTCAGACCGGTTGTCCGGGGTGAACTTCCGGCGTCCTTCCCGCCACTCCAGGTAGTCCGGGTCTTCGCTCTGGTAGTGGTCCCGGACTTCGAGGTGGATGGCAGACCGTTGGGCTTGGGACAGGGGCTTACGTGCCGGAGGCTTCATCGGCGTCGTCTCCGTCTGGACGGGGGATGTACTGGAGCATGACTTTCGGCAGACGGATCACCGTCTCGTGATCTGGCACATTCGTGCCATGACCGGGGACTGATCCGATCTCCTGGCAAGCCTTCAACTCCTCGTCGGTGGCCCTGTAGGACTGAATCAGCAGGTCCCCGCTGTGCTCGTCAAACCAGATGGTGGGAGAGTCGTCCTTGCCGGTGTTCGGGATGATCCCGAGGAACTTCAGCTTCATGCCTAGCCGCTCCCTCTGTCGATCTGATTGCGCCCGATTGCATGACCATTGCCCCACTGGCGTTGGCCGTCAAGAGTCCGGTTCGGACATGAGGAAGCCCCCGCAGAAGTGCAGGGGCTGGAACCGCTCCCTCATGCTGCGGCGGCCTCCTGCTCCCGGTCCTCAAGGTCGCGGCGTTCGACGGGGGTTGCGGGCATGCACCAGGAGGTCAGGGCATCCCACGGATCGTGGCCCGGTCTGGTGAGGACCAGGCAGTCCCCGTTGACGGCGGTGATTCGGCCGATGCGGCCACTGGTGGTGTCCTGCACGACTTCCTGGAGGGTGAAGTTCAGGGGCGTTCCTTGGTGGTTGGGGCCCGCCCCGGCCGGGACGTGAATCCCTGGGTGCCGGGGCGGGTGAGGGTGGCCGCCCAGGCCCGGGCGGGGAGGGGCCTGGGCGGCGGAGAGTCCGCCTGGCCGACACCCGTAACGGGCCAGTGGACTCCGTACTCCCCTTCGTCTCCGGCGGGATGGCGATTGGGAGCGCCACAGGGGTGTGGGCTCTACCGCGGGGGGCGGTCCCGACGCCTCGCCTGCGCCGGGAGTTGGGAAGTAGGTGGTCCTGTTGGTTACCCGCTGGGGCGGTAGCCGCCGGGGCGGCCTGCGGCCACTCCTCGCGGTACGCCCCATCTGTCGAACTGGGCGGCCAGCCACTGTTCGCCGGGGTGACCGTAGGCCCGGTCCAGTCTCGCCATGGACCACCCTTCGCGGTACAACCGGATCACACGGTCTCGCCCTGCAAGTACAGCGGCCCGCACCATGTCCATTTCATCGCGGGTGCGCTTCACGAGTAACTCCTCTGATGCCTAGCGGACTTGGTGGTCGTCCATGCCCGTGCGGCGTCCCAAGTCGCCGCCATCCAGCGGAACCGCTGGCGCTTCGTCGGCCCGGGTGGGTGAACGATCAGCGTCGCGCCGTGGGTGTCGCACCGGTATGCGTGGTCGCCAAGGGGTTCCATGTCGTGCCAAGCAAAGGGGCATTGAGGACAGTCATCCCAGGGTGCGTCGGTCTCCGGGTCATTCTCTGGCCGGGCAGCGGGGAGGCGCGCTAGCAGACGCTGCACGGTCGCCCCCGGCCATCCGTCTTCTTGCCGGTGTTGTTTCCGTTGCTGCGATCGTTGACTTCCTTGGTCTTCTGGCTCACGTCGTCCGGCCGGCCGCTCACTGGTACACCGCCTTCAAGTGACGTGCCAGGGTGATGGTTTGGTACGGCGTGAGCCGGGCCGGAGCGAAGCAGTGCAGAAGCATCCCGTCCTCCCACGACGTCACGTGCACCGTGCTCCGGTCCGCATGGATGCCGATCGCCCTCAGGGCGTCGTCGAACTGTGCTCCCGCGTCGGCACACACTTGATACGGCGTGCGGGCAGGACCGGTCATGGTGGCGCCCTCCTTGCCTCTCTGTAGTGCTTCCACTACCGGTGAGCCCTCAGCGTGGCCTACAGTCGCTACACCCATCAACTAGGGAATACTGATTGATGAGTTGGGGATGTCATGGTGAACCGCAAGGAGTTGGATCCCGAAGCGTCACCCGGTGCCCGCTTCGGGGAGCGCTTGCGCAGGTTACGGGACGAACGCGGTTGGACTCAGGACGAATTGGGTGAGCGTATCGGGTGCACCGGGGCGCATGTTTCTGCCGTCGAAACTGGGCGGCGACCACCAACTCAGCGTTTTGCGATTGGCACTGACAAGGCGTTGGGGACCGGAGATCTGTTCGAGCGTGAGTGGCGCGAGATCAGGCACGGCAGCCTGTTGGAGGGGTTCCCGGAGTACGTCAGGCACGAGGGCCGGGCGGCAGAAATCCGGCTGTACGAAGTGGGCGTGATCCCTGGCTTGCTCCAGACCCCGGAGTACGCATCAGTACTCGCCGAGAGCGCCGCCAAGCGCGGAGCGATCACGCCCGAGCAGGCAGACGAACGAGTCTCACTTGTAGCGGAGCGACAAGCCGCACTAGTTCGGCCAAACCCGCCATTGGTCTTCGTCCTGCTAGACGAAAGCTGCGTTCGTTGGCCCGTTGGCGGACACCTCGTCATGGACGCACAGTTTGCACGCCTGATCGAGTTCGCGGAGCTGCCAAACATCGTGCTCCAGGTGGCACCGTTCGACCTGGGAGAGCGCCGAACGTTCAGGCTGCCGATTACCGTGCTCACGCTGCCGGATCGATCACTCATGTCGTACGCCGAGTCAGTTCAACGGGGCCATCTCGAACGGGAAAGCACCTCGGTGTTGCCCATACTGACGGCCTACCATCAATTGCAGGCGGAGGCGTATCCCCAGGCGGCGTCTGTGGCCTTGATCAACAAGTTACGAAAGGGCACCCCGTGACCAACTCTTCCCCCCGATGGTTCAAGTCTTCCTACAGCGACAATGGCGGCCAGTGCATCGAGGTCGCCGCCAATGTCCCCGGCATCGTCCCCGTCCGTGACAGCAAGGCCCCGAACGGCCCGCAGCTCACACTGACCCGGGAGGCGTTCGCCGGCCTGGTGCAGTTCGCCAAGGCCAACGGCTGAACAGCCCCCTCTCCTCACACCCACGGGCACGGCACGATGACGCCCCCACCGGGGAACTCCCGATGGGGGCGCCTTATTGCGTTTTCGCAGGTCACAGACCAAGTGTTTTACCCGCACTGCTGCACATGAGCGTGCCGACCCGTTCCTCGGGGGCCACGTCGAGCTCGTCGCGCAGCGCGTGCGCCAACTGCGCGGCCCGGCGGCCGATCTCGGCGAAGGACGGCCCGGGGCCCGACCCGCCGCGCGGCTGGTCTTTTCGGCCCCCGGCCGTCTCACTCGGCCTACCCGCCAACTAGCCGTCGCTGCTGACCTCTTGGGAAATGGTCCCGTGCATGGGGCCGAAGCCCGGAACGTTCACCTCCACTCCGTCGTCCAGCGAGCTCGGAGCACTCTGCTCCGTCGCCTGGTCGGTCCCGCCGTGCCCACCGCCGGCGGCACTGGCCGAGCCGACGACGCCGAGGACGACGGCACCGGCGATCGCCATTGCGGCAACAACGCCACGAACGCGCATGGTTCCTCCTTGAATTCGCGATCGGTGATCTACCGCAACCTGCCCTGACCACGGCTCCTCCTGCCATCTTCCATGCCGCACACACGGGCGCTTCAGCCAAACAGCCGACCGCCCGGCGCATCCGGTGCGCCTCAACGGGCCAGGAAGACCCCACGCCCCGTAGGTCCGCCGTTACCCCGTGGCGCCCGGCTTCGGCGTCACCGCCTGGAGGACCAGGACCGAGAGGTCGTCCTCGACCGGTCCGGTGCCGAAGTCGTGGGCGGCCCGGCGGACGTGTTCGGCGAGCGCCTTGGCGCCCAGTCCGAGGCCGTCGCGCAACACCCCCGCCAGGCCGTCGTTGTCGTCCAACTGCCAGTTCCCGCACCGGCGTTCGGTGACCCCGTCGGTGACGCACAGCAGCGTCTCGCCGGGTGCGAGCGGGAAGGTGCTGGCGCGGAACTCGGCGCCCTCGTCGATGCCCAGCAGCATCTGCGGGTCGGCGGCCGGCTCCACGGTGCCGTCGGTGAACAGGTGCAGCGGCGGCGGGTGCCCGGCGCTGGCGACGGTGCAACGGGCCCCGGGGAAGCCGGGATCGACGGTCAACTCCCCGTAGAGCAGGCTCAGAAAGCGCGAACTGGCCTGTTCCCCGCCGAGTTCCACCGCCTCGGCGCCCTCCTCGGCCATGGCCAGATTCAGCCGCCCGAGGACCGATTCGACGCCGTGGCCCTCACGGGCCAGCAGGCGCACCAGGTGGCGGGCCAGCCCGGTCACCGACATCGCCTCGGGGTCCTTGCCCTGGACGTCGCCCAACAGGAAGCACCAGTGGCTCTCGCCCATCGGGAAGACGTCGTAGAAGTCGCCGCCGACGGCCTGCCCCTGGCCGTGCGGCTCGTAGACGATCGCGGTGTCGACGCCGGGGATGCTGGCCAGTGTGGCGGGCAGTTGGCGGCGCTGGAGGGCCAGGCTGATGGTGGTCTGCCGGGTGTACTGGCGGGCGGTGTGGACGGCCTGGGCGATCCGCCGGGCGACGTCCTCCACCATGCGCGCGACGGTGTCGGTCATCTTGAGCCGGCCCGCCCGGCCCAGCAGCAGGACGCCCAGTTGTTCGTCGCGGGCCACCAGGGGGAAGGCCAGCGCCGCCCCGCCCTCCCTGGACGCGCCGGCACATTCCGGCCAGGCCCAGGGGGTGCCGCCGATCCGGACGACGTCGATGGGCGGCTCGCGCTCCAAGTCGACGCGGAGCGGCCCGATCCGCCGCTCGTCGACGTGCCACACCCGGGAGAGCTGCATGCCGCCGCCCTCGGTGCTCAGCCAGATCGCGCACCAGTCGGCGAGCCGGGGCACCAACAGTTGGGCGGCGAGCGCGGTGACCATGTCCTGGTCGAGCTGGCCGGCGAGGAGTTCGCTGGTTTCCGCGAGGAACGAGGGGCCGCCGCGGTCGACCCACTCGGCGGCCGCTCCCGGCCCGCGCGGCGCCAGGGTCCGGGTCGGGGCCGTGGCACCGGCGCCGCGCCGGTCGGGTCCGGCCGGCGCGGTCGCCGACCGGCCCTCGGTGGCGGTCAGCCGGAACCAGACCGTCTTGGTGGACCTGCGGTAGGTCACGCCCCAGGACTCGGCGAGCGCGCCGACGAGCTGGAGGCCGTAGCCGGGGACGCCGCCGCGGGCGTCCACCCCACCGCGCACGGTCCGCGACGGGTGCCGGTCGGCGACCTCCACGACGACCGCGACGGTGGCCGGGCCCGACTCCGCGCCACCGGCCGCGGCCGGCCCGCGCTCGTGGGTCAGCCGGCAGGTCACGTCGATGTCGGTGCCCGCGTACATCAGGGCGTTGGTGACCAGTTCGCTGACGAGGAGGACGGCCTGGTCGATGAGGTCCGAACTGATCGCGGCGGCGCCGGGTGCGACCGCCCGCCCGGTCAGCAGGGTGCGCACGAAGCGGCGGGCCGCGGAGGCGGCAAGCTGGTTCGCCGGCAGCCCGGTGCGGGACACCGTTTCGGTCTCCTGCGGGGCCGTCGTCCGCGGCGATAGCGAGGTCACGGCGCCCCCTGATGCGCCCGGAAAAGCAACTCATTACGGCCGCTTTATACTATGACATACCTGCCCAATTGGATCAGTTCCGGACCGACTCCGGGACTCCTCCGGACCGCCTCCGGACGCGCTCCGGGACGAGCCCGACGGCGCCGCAGCGGCTGGACGGCCCCGCACACGTTCGGTTCGAGTTCGGTCTCGATCACTGGGGGGATGGTGTGCCATGGCGCCCGACCCGACCCGGCCCGAGTCCGCGGCGTCACCCCCGGACCCCCGCCACGACGGCCAGTGGGTGCGCACCAGCGAGCTGCGCCCCCTCCTGGCCGCCCTGAACGCCCTGCGCGACGGCGACTTCACCGCCCGCGTCGGCCGCCCCGAAGACGGCGCCCCGGTCGACGGCGTACTGGCCGACATGACCGACGTCTTCGCCCAGATCGTCGCCCGCAACGCCCATCTCGCCACCGAACTCCAGCGCCTGCGCCGCGAGGTCGTCCGCGAGGGCCGGCTGGACGAGCGGCTGCGCGCCAGCCCCGGGCAGGGCGGCTGGACCACCAACGTCGAGGCCGCCAACGCCGTCCTGGAAGCGCTGGTCACCCCGGTCGCCAAGGCCACCCGGGTGCTGGACTCGATCGCCGACGGCGATCTGACCCGGCACGTCGATCTGCACGACGGCAGCCGTCAGCTCCGCGGCGACCTGCGCCGGCTGGGAAGCTGCGTCAACCGCGTGGTCGACCGGCTCTCGCTCTTCACCGGCGAGCTCACCCGGGTCTCCCGCGAGGTCGGCATCGAGGGCCGGCTCGGCGGCCGCGCCAAGGTCCAGGGCCTCTCCGGCGACTGGCTGCACGTGACCGAGGCGGTCAACACCATGGCGTCCCGGCTGACCGCGCAGGTCCGGGACATCGCGGTGGTGACCACGGCGGTGGCCCGCGGCGACCTCACCCAACAGGTGACGGTCGAGGCCACCGGCGAGCTGCTGGAGCTGAAGCTCACCGTGAACACCATGGTCGACCAGCTCTCCGCCTTCGCCGACGAGGTCACCCGCGTCGCCCGCGAGGTCGGCACCGAGGGCCGGCTCGGCGGCCGCGCCCAAGTACGCGGCGTCTCCGGCGTCTGGAAGGACCTCACCGACAACGTCAACTTCATGGCGTCCAACCTGACCTGGCAGGTCCGCAACATCGCCCAGGTCACCACCGCCGTCGCCAACGGCGACCTCAGCCAG includes the following:
- a CDS encoding long-chain fatty acid--CoA ligase, which produces MLSTMQDVPLTVSRILAHGSTVHGDAQVITWTGEAEPHRRTFAEIGRRAAQLAHALRDELDVAPEERVGTLMWNNSEHMEAYLGIPSMGAVLHTLNLRLAPEQLAWIVNHAEDRVVLVNGTLIPLLAPLLPHLPKVAHVIVVGPGDHAPLAAADVRVHDYEELLAGRPERYDWPEIDEREAAALCYTSGTTGEPKGVLYSHRSLYLHSLQVNTAEAFALASKDIALPVVPMFHVNAWGLPHAAFMAGASLLMPDRFLQPAPLAEMIETVRPTIGAAVPTIWQGLLAELDAHKRDVRCLATVVIGGSACPPALMRGFEERHGVRVVHAWGMTETSPLGCVSHPPAGASGEEAWAYRATQGRFPASVEARLIGPTGEELPWDGAAAGELEVRGPWIAGAYYGGAQGEALRPEDKFSPDGWLRTGDVGTITPDGYLTLTDRAKDVIKSGGEWISSVELENHLMAHPGVAEAAVVAVPDEKWGERPLATVVLTDGTALTYEELRAFLGERIARWQLPERWAVIPSVPKTSVGKFDKKVLRRQYADGELDVTRLG
- a CDS encoding helix-turn-helix domain-containing protein, whose protein sequence is MPQPASSNVQEARQALAARLRELVKDAGLDGKDLAMLCGWHPSKVSRISTAKTQPSEDDIRAWCRACRAEDQAGDLIASLRAVEGMWLTWRRMERAGLRRSQEERLPLYQRTRWFRSYCSWALPGLLQTFQYTEDVLRAIQQQRVPIDDVADAVAARMERQRVLQDGQRLFAFLIEEPVLRNTLSASEAQGEQLERLLTVSRLPHVSLGVVPVAQQRRQLPVENFWIYDTTQVNVELVSGYLTLTQPSEVKTYADTFATLADMAVYGAKARRLITAAMSSLG
- a CDS encoding DUF6879 family protein; protein product: MKPPARKPLSQAQRSAIHLEVRDHYQSEDPDYLEWREGRRKFTPDNRSDWWEGWHDAVHAAASRGVAIRRARVVSEPLSDYVRWEYDYAATNVAAGEQVRWLPRRRAKDLAIPAVDFWVFDSELVLFHHFSGDGVLVEREYVTDAELATWCTDAFDVIWDRATPHEGYKPV
- a CDS encoding helix-turn-helix domain-containing protein; this translates as MVNRKELDPEASPGARFGERLRRLRDERGWTQDELGERIGCTGAHVSAVETGRRPPTQRFAIGTDKALGTGDLFEREWREIRHGSLLEGFPEYVRHEGRAAEIRLYEVGVIPGLLQTPEYASVLAESAAKRGAITPEQADERVSLVAERQAALVRPNPPLVFVLLDESCVRWPVGGHLVMDAQFARLIEFAELPNIVLQVAPFDLGERRTFRLPITVLTLPDRSLMSYAESVQRGHLERESTSVLPILTAYHQLQAEAYPQAASVALINKLRKGTP
- a CDS encoding DUF397 domain-containing protein — protein: MTNSSPRWFKSSYSDNGGQCIEVAANVPGIVPVRDSKAPNGPQLTLTREAFAGLVQFAKANG
- a CDS encoding SpoIIE family protein phosphatase, producing the protein MTSLSPRTTAPQETETVSRTGLPANQLAASAARRFVRTLLTGRAVAPGAAAISSDLIDQAVLLVSELVTNALMYAGTDIDVTCRLTHERGPAAAGGAESGPATVAVVVEVADRHPSRTVRGGVDARGGVPGYGLQLVGALAESWGVTYRRSTKTVWFRLTATEGRSATAPAGPDRRGAGATAPTRTLAPRGPGAAAEWVDRGGPSFLAETSELLAGQLDQDMVTALAAQLLVPRLADWCAIWLSTEGGGMQLSRVWHVDERRIGPLRVDLEREPPIDVVRIGGTPWAWPECAGASREGGAALAFPLVARDEQLGVLLLGRAGRLKMTDTVARMVEDVARRIAQAVHTARQYTRQTTISLALQRRQLPATLASIPGVDTAIVYEPHGQGQAVGGDFYDVFPMGESHWCFLLGDVQGKDPEAMSVTGLARHLVRLLAREGHGVESVLGRLNLAMAEEGAEAVELGGEQASSRFLSLLYGELTVDPGFPGARCTVASAGHPPPLHLFTDGTVEPAADPQMLLGIDEGAEFRASTFPLAPGETLLCVTDGVTERRCGNWQLDDNDGLAGVLRDGLGLGAKALAEHVRRAAHDFGTGPVEDDLSVLVLQAVTPKPGATG